A genomic region of Sideroxydans sp. CL21 contains the following coding sequences:
- a CDS encoding MlaD family protein — protein MKLATYNLRLQNIEKRTRQFMLGAIGVMLLVLAMIASRQDYFHRSTSIYFFTPNAQGLSKGMAVKFIGFKVGSVQDVSMQPNATVQVKVALDNEYVHLIGQDAKARLIKEALVGESVVEIIPGSQQVKQVTQNSVLAFERGQDASTVVETLAAQLQPILSDVHQITSSVNNPNGDVQQTLKNLNQASGSFRETVNQFTQLGASSNKKLEGAYVKIDKALDRVNSNLETLDKGIPKLVDKADTTLSNVQSATADIKKITNESAAEIPALVRNTNSLVQDGQETLGGVKKSWLFNGMFSKPEEQMLPVDGYVAPRQP, from the coding sequence ATGAAGCTAGCCACCTACAATTTGAGATTGCAGAACATCGAAAAGCGCACCAGGCAATTCATGCTGGGTGCAATCGGCGTCATGCTGCTCGTGCTGGCCATGATCGCGTCCAGGCAGGATTATTTCCATCGCAGTACCTCGATCTACTTTTTCACTCCCAACGCACAGGGTTTGAGCAAGGGCATGGCGGTCAAGTTCATCGGCTTCAAGGTCGGCAGCGTGCAGGATGTGAGCATGCAGCCCAACGCGACAGTGCAGGTCAAGGTGGCGCTGGATAACGAATACGTGCACCTGATCGGGCAGGATGCCAAGGCCAGACTCATCAAGGAAGCGCTGGTCGGCGAGAGCGTGGTGGAGATCATTCCCGGCTCGCAGCAGGTGAAACAGGTGACGCAAAATAGCGTGCTGGCATTCGAACGGGGACAAGATGCCAGTACCGTCGTCGAAACGCTGGCGGCGCAGTTGCAGCCTATCCTGAGCGACGTTCACCAGATCACTTCTTCCGTCAACAATCCGAATGGCGACGTCCAGCAAACACTGAAGAACCTGAACCAGGCTTCGGGAAGTTTTCGGGAGACCGTGAATCAATTCACGCAACTTGGCGCAAGCAGTAACAAGAAGCTGGAAGGGGCGTACGTAAAGATCGACAAGGCATTGGATCGCGTCAATTCAAATCTGGAAACTCTGGATAAGGGAATTCCCAAGCTGGTGGACAAAGCCGATACGACCCTGAGCAATGTTCAGTCGGCCACGGCAGACATCAAGAAAATCACCAATGAATCAGCCGCAGAGATTCCTGCACTGGTGCGCAATACCAATTCCCTGGTTCAGGACGGACAGGAGACTCTGGGGGGCGTGAAGAAGTCCTGGCTGTTCAATGGCATGTTCTCCAAACCGGAAGAGCAGATGCTTCCGGTTGACGGCTACGTTGCGCCGAGGCAGCCGTGA